The proteins below are encoded in one region of Streptomyces roseirectus:
- a CDS encoding VgrG-related protein, which produces MGSVSERGGRAFAADPVIEAPGELPPSWAAQVVSCVVDENVGLPDAAVVTFRDPDHEFLAATGITIGTPLKVSVVTASGQSRERLFSGEVTALEIDRDRTGSFTVVRAYSKAHRLQRGRKVVAYRNMTASAIVRKVAAGAGLAVGKVEAAPITYKQLSQANVSDWDFLQFLAGESGAQVRVDDKGLLQFVKPKKASGAPAPSTSAVRSPLVLEYGRNLIALNASLSAADGASQVEVRGWDVANKKPLKSPKPSVVSDTVVPGLAPQAAARFGKSKLTVTDTPYRTLAETNAVADAVADHVSAGFAELEILAEGNPLLRAGKPVALGNVGKAFSGKYTATAVQHVLEPQGGYRTRVWVSASPDRSVTGLVTGANAPSRGPRMPGLAIGVVTDVRDPAGGERGAVRLKFPWLDDTYVTDWVRTVQWGGKGGGGVVSPEVNDEVLVGFEQGLLDSPYVIGGLYNGVDQPSQHDVPLIDKTTGKVNRRSVVSRSGHRVELLDARAPGPSGVRLRTADERLEVFLDERRGRIELTVYARGKQALTSVVLDREGITLDAGRGDVNVSGRNVDIQGQLGVKIGGRNVSVDGTTGVTIDGGLLGVLKAKLIRIN; this is translated from the coding sequence GTGGGATCAGTGAGCGAACGGGGCGGACGGGCCTTCGCCGCCGACCCCGTCATCGAGGCGCCCGGTGAACTGCCGCCCAGCTGGGCCGCGCAGGTGGTGAGTTGTGTCGTCGACGAGAACGTGGGTCTTCCGGACGCCGCCGTCGTCACCTTCCGCGATCCCGACCACGAGTTCCTTGCCGCGACCGGCATCACCATCGGCACCCCGCTGAAGGTGTCCGTCGTGACCGCCTCCGGGCAGTCCCGCGAGCGGCTGTTCAGCGGCGAGGTGACGGCCCTGGAGATCGACCGGGACCGCACGGGGTCGTTCACCGTCGTGCGCGCCTACTCCAAGGCGCACCGCCTCCAGCGGGGCCGCAAGGTCGTCGCCTACCGGAACATGACCGCCTCCGCGATCGTCCGGAAGGTCGCCGCAGGGGCGGGACTCGCCGTCGGGAAGGTCGAGGCCGCGCCGATCACCTACAAGCAGCTCTCCCAGGCGAACGTCTCCGACTGGGACTTCCTCCAGTTCCTGGCCGGCGAGAGCGGGGCCCAAGTCCGGGTGGATGACAAGGGGTTGCTCCAGTTCGTCAAGCCGAAGAAGGCGTCCGGCGCGCCCGCACCCTCGACCTCGGCCGTCCGCAGCCCGCTGGTCCTGGAGTACGGGCGCAACCTGATCGCGCTGAACGCCTCCCTGTCGGCCGCCGACGGCGCTTCCCAGGTGGAGGTGCGGGGGTGGGACGTCGCCAACAAGAAGCCCCTCAAGTCGCCGAAGCCCTCGGTCGTCAGCGACACCGTGGTCCCGGGCCTCGCGCCGCAGGCCGCCGCCCGGTTCGGCAAGTCCAAGCTGACCGTCACCGACACCCCCTACCGCACGCTCGCCGAGACGAACGCCGTCGCCGATGCCGTCGCCGACCATGTCAGCGCCGGATTCGCCGAGTTGGAGATCCTGGCCGAGGGCAACCCGCTGCTGCGGGCGGGCAAACCCGTCGCGCTCGGCAACGTCGGCAAGGCGTTCTCCGGCAAGTACACGGCCACCGCCGTGCAGCACGTCCTGGAACCCCAGGGCGGCTACCGCACCCGCGTCTGGGTCAGCGCCAGCCCCGACCGTTCCGTCACCGGCCTGGTCACCGGCGCCAACGCGCCCTCGCGGGGCCCCCGGATGCCGGGGCTCGCCATCGGTGTCGTCACCGACGTGCGCGACCCGGCCGGCGGTGAGCGAGGTGCCGTCCGCCTCAAGTTCCCCTGGCTGGACGACACGTACGTCACCGACTGGGTCCGGACCGTGCAGTGGGGCGGCAAGGGCGGCGGAGGCGTGGTCAGTCCCGAGGTCAACGACGAAGTGCTCGTCGGCTTCGAACAGGGCCTGCTGGACAGCCCGTACGTCATCGGCGGCCTCTACAACGGGGTCGACCAGCCCTCCCAGCACGACGTCCCGCTCATCGACAAGACGACCGGGAAGGTCAACCGGCGTTCCGTGGTGTCCCGTTCGGGACACCGCGTCGAACTCCTCGACGCACGGGCCCCGGGGCCGTCCGGCGTGCGGCTGCGGACCGCCGACGAACGGCTCGAAGTCTTCCTCGACGAACGGCGCGGCCGCATCGAACTCACCGTCTACGCACGGGGGAAGCAGGCGCTGACGTCCGTCGTCCTCGACCGCGAGGGCATCACCCTCGACGCCGGGCGCGGCGACGTGAACGTGTCCGGGCGGAACGTGGACATCCAAGGGCAGCTCGGCGTGAAGATCGGCGGCCGGAACGTGAGCGTCGACGGCACCACGGGCGTCACCATCGACGGCGGACTGCTCGGCGTCCTCAAGGCCAAGCTGATCCGGATCAACTGA
- a CDS encoding LysM peptidoglycan-binding domain-containing protein has product MSPSRSSRVRAQLTLKEPPPSVGAKPGGTIARLNLQFNPSTLQLSKSTEWRRTPSRMAGQSALPEFVGSGPRTLSLEVFLDATATHDKSVEQAVEKLMKACVPTPTSLGRKKPASPWVRFEWGTARTTSFDGVLSSLSVTYTLFDVDGTPLRATCSLTIEEATVDPAGQNPTSGARTARSTHTVVAGDSLAMLAWREYGDATAWRVIAEANGIDDPMALVPGTELVVPGLRDAGAEEERWDQ; this is encoded by the coding sequence ATGTCACCGTCCCGATCGAGCCGGGTGAGAGCCCAGTTGACCCTGAAGGAACCGCCACCGTCCGTCGGCGCGAAACCCGGCGGGACGATCGCGCGCCTCAACCTCCAGTTCAACCCCTCGACACTGCAACTGAGCAAGTCCACGGAATGGCGGCGAACCCCTTCACGGATGGCCGGCCAGTCCGCGCTGCCCGAGTTCGTGGGCAGCGGCCCCCGCACGCTCAGCCTCGAAGTGTTCCTGGACGCCACCGCCACCCACGACAAGTCCGTGGAGCAGGCGGTGGAGAAGCTGATGAAGGCGTGCGTACCGACCCCGACGAGCCTGGGCCGCAAGAAACCCGCGAGCCCGTGGGTGCGGTTCGAGTGGGGGACGGCGCGCACGACGTCGTTCGACGGGGTGCTGTCCAGCCTGTCGGTGACGTACACGCTGTTCGACGTCGACGGCACGCCCCTGCGGGCGACGTGCTCCCTCACCATCGAGGAGGCGACCGTCGACCCGGCGGGCCAGAACCCGACGTCCGGCGCGCGCACCGCCCGCAGCACGCACACCGTCGTCGCGGGTGACAGCCTCGCGATGCTGGCGTGGCGGGAGTACGGCGACGCGACGGCCTGGCGGGTCATCGCGGAGGCGAACGGGATCGACGACCCGATGGCGCTCGTCCCCGGCACCGAACTCGTGGTGCCGGGGCTGCGGGACGCGGGTGCGGAGGAGGAGCGGTGGGATCAGTGA
- a CDS encoding phage tail protein, whose translation MTDNIFATSVHFRLAIGGNDLGAFHTCSGMGAEVEMETYAEGGNNDFTWQLPGRVTWTNITLTRPVTEDTAKISRWLDETLRRVEPKDGEIVALRPDFSPIISWQVFGIVPVRWQGPSFDPANSAAAVETLEIAHQGLRPS comes from the coding sequence ATGACGGACAACATTTTCGCGACCAGCGTGCACTTCAGGCTGGCGATCGGCGGCAACGACCTGGGCGCGTTCCACACCTGCTCAGGCATGGGCGCCGAGGTGGAGATGGAAACGTACGCCGAGGGCGGCAACAACGACTTCACGTGGCAACTGCCGGGCCGGGTCACATGGACGAACATCACCCTGACCAGGCCGGTCACGGAGGACACGGCGAAGATCTCACGCTGGCTCGACGAAACCCTCCGCAGGGTGGAACCGAAGGACGGCGAGATCGTGGCCCTGCGCCCGGACTTCAGCCCGATCATCAGCTGGCAGGTCTTCGGCATCGTCCCCGTCCGCTGGCAGGGCCCGTCCTTCGACCCGGCCAACTCGGCGGCGGCGGTGGAAACCCTGGAAATCGCCCACCAGGGCCTGCGCCCGTCCTGA